The genomic stretch CGGCGTCACCTCGCCGCTCGCCAAGGGCGATCCCAGTCTGGCGCTGGGTACCAATACGATGAGCCTGCTCGAGCTTACCTCCGCCTATGCCGCCGTGGCCGGCAATGCCTATCCGGCAGAGGCTCACGCTTTCGCGAAGCCGGAACGCGGGTTCTTCGAGAACCTCTGGGACGGGCCGTCCAGTTTCTCTTCATCGACGCGTGACGAGATGCAGCGGATGCTGCGGGCAGCGATCAACGAGGGAACCGGCCGTGCGGCGATGCTGAGCGGTCCGAACTTCGGCAAGACCGGCACGACTCAGGACAATCGCGATGCGCTGTTCGTCGGCTATGCGGGCGATCTGGTGGTCGGCGTATGGATCGGCAACGACGATAATTCGCCGCTCGACGGGATTTCCGGCGGTGGCCTGCCTGCCCGCATCTGGCGCGACTTCATGAACCGCGCGCTCGGCGTACAGGCGACCGGCCAGCCTGCGCCGCGCGAACAGCGCGATCCGGGCACGCCCATCGAGCCGCTCGATGTGCCCGACATCGGCGATATCCCGGTGGGCGATGGCAATTCGCGTATTCGGATACGCGACGGCGAGGCAGTGTTCTCGACCGAGGTCGACGGCATTCCGATCGATATCCGCATCGGCGAAGACGGCATCGGGATCGATGACCAGGCGATCGAAGAGGCACGTCGCCGGGCGGAAGAACGCCAGATCGAGGCCGAGGAGCGTTACGAGGAAATCAGGCGCCAGCGCGACGAACGCCTGCGAGATTTGGAGAGTGCTCGCTTCTAGCCTTGCGGCTCCGCCATCAGCACATTCATGACCGCTGTGGCAATCGGGCGCTGCGGATCGTCCTGCCACGCATCGACCGTTAAGTTCGCGCTGCGCCGACCCAGCTTGGTTATCCGGGCCTTGGCATAGGTCGCCTGGCTCTTGCCCGCCGCCAGATACTGCACCGTGATGTTGATCGGTTTGAGTACTGCCGAGCGATCCCGGCGCTCCAGCTCCGCCCTAAGCAGCGCATAGCCTGCCGTTTCCAGCAACCCCCCGGTCGCCCCGCCGTGATAGTGCCCGGGACGGCCCTCGACCGTCTCGTCGAACTCCACCCGCATCACGGGCGTGCCGTCATCCTCCCTGCGATCGAGCCGGATGCCGAGCGATCGTGCGTAGGGCGTCAGCGCATCCATGTCGGTCGGTTCAGCCATTAGGCACCACCGGACCTTGCGGCGCAATCTTCATGAAAACAGCCTGGATATGCGCGACCGGATCCTCGGCATCGCCATCATGGGCAAGGCCCCGGACGAAGGCGGCGCTGCGAGTCAGACGATAGCATTGCGAGCGACCAAAAACGCTGGCCCCTTCGCGAGCGGGGCGCACGTAATCCACTCTGAGGTCGAGCGTTGCGATGGCGCTGAATTCGTCCATCGTGCGCCAGATCGCCATGCCGCTGGCCATATCCATCAGGCTGAGGATCGGGCCGGAAGCGAGCACCCGCTGCCCCTCTTCGCCAAGAAGGTCCTCGCGCCAAGGCAGCTCCAGCTCCACCCAGTCGTCGCCATGGTCGGAATAGGTGAGGCCCAGCCAGCCCGAATGCCCGCGAGCGGTGAAGAACTTCGTCGCCTCCGCAGGATCGAATTTGCGCACTTTGCCGGTCATTGCGGTGCCCGATAGCGCGCGTTATCAACCGGCATCAATCGATTTCATGCCCAATCCGCTTAGAAACCGCCGCCGGCCAGCGTGTCGATCGCACCTTGCAGGATGATCGCGGCGGCGTGGCTGTCGATGCGTGCGGCGCGCTTGGCGCGGCTCATGTCCTGCGCGATCATCGCGCCTTCGGCACTGGCGGTCGACCAGCGCTCGTCCCACAGCAGCACCGGCAGGCCGAGCGCCAGCGCGACGTTGCGGGCATAGGCGCGGCTCGCCTGCGCGCGCGGGCCTTCGCTGCCGTCCATATTGCGCGGCAGGCCGATGACGACGCCCTTGATGGCGCGCTCGCTCGCCAGCGCGCGCAGGCTCTCACTGTCTTTGCCGAACTTGCCGCGTTGTAGTGTCTTGCCCGCCGTCGCGAAGCGCCACTCGCGGTCGCAGGTCGCGATGCCGACGGTCTTGGTGCCGACATCGAGGCCCAGCAAGGCACCGCCGTCCGGCAGCGCGTCGCCGAATTCGAGCGCGTTGTCGGTTACGATTGCGCGGGCGTCCATGCCGTCACCCGCCGCACCACGTCGTCCTGTAGATTCTTCCAGAACAGCGGGATGTCGTAGACGTGATAATTCCCGCCCGGCAGCACGCCCTGGCCCAGTTCGGGCGGATCGCCGATGTAGAGTATGCCGTTGTCCCCGCAGCGCGCGCCGACTGCTCCGGCGACCAACTCTGCCGTGGCGAGGCTTTCTTCCGGCACCAGCGTGCCGAGATTGTCGCTGGGAAGCGCGGAGCCGCCGGTCATGCCGGTCAGCGGATTGACGCAGAGCACCGGGTCCTCGGTCCCGCGCGGCTGGCCATCGAGGCCTGGCATCTGGCTGTAGCGCGTGAGCAACTGGCCCGGATCGCCATCGTCCGCGAAGCTGAGGTAGCTGACGATGCAGGCGGACTGACCGGGCGATGCGCAGGCGGGAAGGGGCAGGGCAGGCAGATCGTGCGCCAGCGAGATCGGCCAGCCGGGCGCGTAGACGGCCGCGATGCGCGGCTCGAGGTATGTTCCCGCCACCACGTCACGCAGCAAGCGCAACACATGTGCCGCGCCTTGGCTGTGCCCGGCCAACACGATCGGCTTGTCCGGTCCCACGCTCTCGACGAAATAGCGGAACGCCTGCTCGACATCGGCATAAGCCGCATCGATGGCGCGCGTCGCTTCCTCGCGGTCGGTCAGGAAAGCACCAACCGCGGCCTGGCGGTACTTCGGTGCCCAGACCTCGTCGGCGCGGTTGAAGGGACTGGCGAGGCCGCGCAGGAAAACGCGGGCAAGCTGGTCGGTATCGGCATCGTTCAGCGGCGCGTTCCAGTCACCCAGGGCGCCCTTGGTGTAGCTGGTAGGGGGCACGAAGAAGACCGCAAAATCGGGCAGCTCGCGCGGGTTTGCGACCTCGCCGGGCTGCGAATTGACACCCACCTGAGGCGCGCCGCGGTCGAGGCTTTGCTCTGCGGCGGGCGCATCTGGGGATGGCGTGCGCTCCGCCGGATCGGGAGGAGTCTCCGCGACCGCCGGCTGATAGCGCGCCGGATCGTTCGCGCCGAGGCCGGGGCGTGAATACCACATCGCAGGGTCCTGGTAGGCGTTCTGGTCCAGCGGCTCCTGCTCGACGAAATCGCCGCGCGGTACGAACGCGATTTCGGTCGCTTCACGCGACCAGATCGATAGCGCGATCCCGCCGACAATGACCAGCACGATCAGGAACGAGACGATGTAGAGAAACTTGCGGACCATGCGTTCAGGCGTCCTTCGGTTCGAATGTCTTCACGTCGTCCACATCCTCCATCCGAGCAGAGCGGCGCTGCAAAGCGGTCTTGATCATCGCCAGCAGCGGATCGGCGAGCGCGATCCCGAGAATCCCGAACAGCACGCCGAAGATCAGCTGTGCCGACAAGACGAGCGCGGGGGCGAGATCGACGGTCTTTTTCGCGATCATCGGAATGATGACGTAGCCGTCGAAGTTCTGGACCAGAAAATAGACGAAGATCGTATAGAGCCCCATATCGGTCCCGCCCGAAAAGCCGACCAGCACCATCAGCACGCCCGATACGATCGCGCCGATATTGGGGATGAAGGCGAGCAGGCCCGTCAGCAGGCCGAGCAGGGCGGCCATCGGCACCGGGTCGATACCGATCAGCATGCCGCCGAACGCCAGCATGATCCAGGTGAAGAAGCCTTCGAACAGCATGCCGAGCAAGCGCCCTGCCAGCAGGCGGCGCAAGGTCTTCGCCATGTGGCTGAAGGTGTCGTAAAAAGCATCGCGATGGCGCGCCGGGATCATCCAGGCCGCCCCGCGCTCGTAGATGTCGGGATCGACGGCGAAATAGATGCCGATAATCATGATGAGGAACAGCGTCGTGAGACCGCCGACGACACCGCCGATGGCCTGCGTTACCGTCCCCACGCCGCTTGCCAGCGATCCCGCGAAGCTGCGAATATCGCCGGACTCGACCGCAAAACCCCTCGACTGCAGCCAGCCGATGGTGCGGCCGATCTGCTCGGTGACGATACTGGGGAACTGCGCCGCCTGCTGCGAGATTTGAGAACCCGCGAAATAGCCGAGCCAGATGAGAAATGCTGCGGTCAGCAACAACACGATGGCGATGCGGAAACCGCGAGCAATCGGCAGGATGCGAGCCAAGAGGCGCGCTCCGCCATCGATCAGCGCGCCGAACACCATGGCACCGAAGATCACGAGCAGCGATTGCGAAATGTAAACCGCCAGCACCAGCAGGCCGATCACGATCCCCCAGGTGAAGGCCTTCCCGATTTCGAGGCGCAGTGACCTGCTGTCGATCCGGGTCGGGCTCCTGCCGAGGTCGCTGCGCTCGCTGTCGGACATCTTGTTTGCTCCCCTGTTCGAAGGGATCAACTCGCCGTGGCGCTTCGGCGTTCCACCACCGCAGGACGCAGCGTCGACCAGGAGCGCCCTTCGCGCAGGCTCGTCCACCAGCTCACCGGGTTGAGCGTCGTAGTGCCGTCGAGCGAGAAGGTGATGAACTCAGCGCGCCCGCCGATGTTCTCCAGCGGGATCGGACCGAGCAGGCCGCGCGAGCTGGCGAGCTCGCGGCTGTCGGAGGAATGATCGCGATTGTCGCCCATCACGAAGACCTCGCCTTCCGGCACGGTGATCTCGGGAAAATTGTCGAGCGCCGTGCGGGTATGGTCGATCACCAGATAGGTCGCGCCATTGGGCAGCGTTTCGCGCATCACCGGCACCCGGCACACCAGTTCACCGGCGTCGTTGCGGGCGCGGAAATTGTCGAGATTGAAGCCGTCGCAGCGCGAATTGGCATCCAGCGGAAGGTCGAGCGCAGGCTCCACCCGCTGTTCGACCGGCGTCCCGTTCAGGATGATCTGCCCGCCTCTCACAGCGATCCGGTCGCCGGGCAGGGCGACCACGCGCTTGATGTAATCCTCGTCGCGCTCCGGGTGCACGGGGATGACGATGTCGCCGTATTCGGGTGTGTCGCCCATCACCCGCCAGTCACCGCGCGGGGCAAGGTGGAAGCTGATCGAGGACCAGTTCCAACCATAGGGATATTTGCTGACGATCAGCCGATCCCCGACCAACAGGTTCGGCATCATCGATTCCGACGGGATGTAGAAGGGCTTGGCAATGAAGCTGTGGAACGCGAAGACGGCCAGGAGCATCAGCGCAAGACCGCGGATTTCCGCGAGCCAGTCGACCTTTTCGTCCTTGCTGTCGGAAGACTTGGCGATGTCGTTCATTGCCGGTGTGCCGGTACTCATGCGGGAAGGGCCTCGATGATCACATAAGCTTGCGCCCATGGGTGATCGTCCGTGAGGGTGAGATGAATGCGCGCCTCATGGCCCTCCGGCACCATTTCCGCAAGCCGGATTGCAGCGCCGCCGGTCAGGGCGAGCGTGGGCGCACCGGATTTGGCGTTCACGACGCCGATATCCTTCATGAAGACGCCACGCCGGAAGCCCGTGCCGACGGCCTTGGAGAACGCTTCCTTGGCCGCGAACCGCTTGGCATAGGTGCCCGCGACGGTGAACGGCCGCCGCCGCGCTTTGGTGCGTTCGATTTCGGTAAAGACGCGGTTCTCGAACCGCTCTCCAAAACGGTCGAGAGAGTTCTGAATCCGCTCGATATTGCAGAGG from Qipengyuania profundimaris encodes the following:
- a CDS encoding PaaI family thioesterase, with amino-acid sequence MTGKVRKFDPAEATKFFTARGHSGWLGLTYSDHGDDWVELELPWREDLLGEEGQRVLASGPILSLMDMASGMAIWRTMDEFSAIATLDLRVDYVRPAREGASVFGRSQCYRLTRSAAFVRGLAHDGDAEDPVAHIQAVFMKIAPQGPVVPNG
- the acpS gene encoding holo-ACP synthase; amino-acid sequence: MIIGLGSDLCNIERIQNSLDRFGERFENRVFTEIERTKARRRPFTVAGTYAKRFAAKEAFSKAVGTGFRRGVFMKDIGVVNAKSGAPTLALTGGAAIRLAEMVPEGHEARIHLTLTDDHPWAQAYVIIEALPA
- a CDS encoding PaaI family thioesterase, whose product is MAEPTDMDALTPYARSLGIRLDRREDDGTPVMRVEFDETVEGRPGHYHGGATGGLLETAGYALLRAELERRDRSAVLKPINITVQYLAAGKSQATYAKARITKLGRRSANLTVDAWQDDPQRPIATAVMNVLMAEPQG
- a CDS encoding DUF3089 domain-containing protein, giving the protein MVRKFLYIVSFLIVLVIVGGIALSIWSREATEIAFVPRGDFVEQEPLDQNAYQDPAMWYSRPGLGANDPARYQPAVAETPPDPAERTPSPDAPAAEQSLDRGAPQVGVNSQPGEVANPRELPDFAVFFVPPTSYTKGALGDWNAPLNDADTDQLARVFLRGLASPFNRADEVWAPKYRQAAVGAFLTDREEATRAIDAAYADVEQAFRYFVESVGPDKPIVLAGHSQGAAHVLRLLRDVVAGTYLEPRIAAVYAPGWPISLAHDLPALPLPACASPGQSACIVSYLSFADDGDPGQLLTRYSQMPGLDGQPRGTEDPVLCVNPLTGMTGGSALPSDNLGTLVPEESLATAELVAGAVGARCGDNGILYIGDPPELGQGVLPGGNYHVYDIPLFWKNLQDDVVRRVTAWTPAQS
- the ruvX gene encoding Holliday junction resolvase RuvX, whose product is MDARAIVTDNALEFGDALPDGGALLGLDVGTKTVGIATCDREWRFATAGKTLQRGKFGKDSESLRALASERAIKGVVIGLPRNMDGSEGPRAQASRAYARNVALALGLPVLLWDERWSTASAEGAMIAQDMSRAKRAARIDSHAAAIILQGAIDTLAGGGF
- a CDS encoding AI-2E family transporter; protein product: MSDSERSDLGRSPTRIDSRSLRLEIGKAFTWGIVIGLLVLAVYISQSLLVIFGAMVFGALIDGGARLLARILPIARGFRIAIVLLLTAAFLIWLGYFAGSQISQQAAQFPSIVTEQIGRTIGWLQSRGFAVESGDIRSFAGSLASGVGTVTQAIGGVVGGLTTLFLIMIIGIYFAVDPDIYERGAAWMIPARHRDAFYDTFSHMAKTLRRLLAGRLLGMLFEGFFTWIMLAFGGMLIGIDPVPMAALLGLLTGLLAFIPNIGAIVSGVLMVLVGFSGGTDMGLYTIFVYFLVQNFDGYVIIPMIAKKTVDLAPALVLSAQLIFGVLFGILGIALADPLLAMIKTALQRRSARMEDVDDVKTFEPKDA
- the lepB gene encoding signal peptidase I: MSTGTPAMNDIAKSSDSKDEKVDWLAEIRGLALMLLAVFAFHSFIAKPFYIPSESMMPNLLVGDRLIVSKYPYGWNWSSISFHLAPRGDWRVMGDTPEYGDIVIPVHPERDEDYIKRVVALPGDRIAVRGGQIILNGTPVEQRVEPALDLPLDANSRCDGFNLDNFRARNDAGELVCRVPVMRETLPNGATYLVIDHTRTALDNFPEITVPEGEVFVMGDNRDHSSDSRELASSRGLLGPIPLENIGGRAEFITFSLDGTTTLNPVSWWTSLREGRSWSTLRPAVVERRSATAS